The sequence TCCATATCGGAGCTTGCTGCTCTGGATATGTGCCTAAAGAGGGCCATATTTAGGCCAATGACGCTAGAAGAACGTGAAGTTCTAAAGCAAAGGTGCGGAGGCTCATGGAAACTCGTTCTGAGGTTTTTGCTGGCTGGAGAAGCATGTTGCAGGAGGGAGAAGTCACAGGCAATAGCAGGACCAGGTCACAGCATTGCTGTGACAGTGAAAGGAGCTGTTTACTCATTTGGCTCTAACAGCTCTGGACAGCTTGGACATGGCACCACAGATGAGGAATGGAGGCCTCGCCAAATAAGGTCGCCAATTTTATGATTAATGGTGTAAGAGCAAGAAAATGGAAAGATATTGTTGagtttgtgaaaaattaatagaaattcATTATGTTTCAGATCTTTGGAAGGCATTCGCATTATCCAAGCAGCTGCAGGGGCTGGCAGGACAATGCTGATCAGTGATGCTGGCCAGGTTTATGCCTTTGGAAAGGACTCCTTTGGGGAAGCCGAATATGGGGTCCAAGGAACTAAACTAGTAACAACTCCACAATTGGTTGAGTctttgaaaaacatatttgtGGTACAAGCTGCAATTGGTAATTTCTTCACAGCTGTGCTGTCAAGAGAAGGCAGGGTGTATACATTTTCTTGGGGTAATGATGCCAAACTTGGGCACCAAACGGAAGCAAATGATTTGGAACCTCATCCTTTGTTGGGGGCACTAGAAAATATACCAGTGGTGCAAATTGCAGCTGGATACTGCTATCTTCTTGCTCTAGCTTGTCAGCCTAATGGCATGTAAGTTCCTTCGCCATATAGCTTGAGAGAAACTTGGTATTTTAAGAAAAGCTATCTATTATTAATGGTGCTCTCATTAGTTGCATATGATGATGATTTGCAAATTACATGTAAATTTTGAGAGTGCTGCATTGAAATCACAAATTGCTCCAATTAATTTCTATTTGACGGTATAGGcttcttccttctttccattcttttacagtttctttctttctttcccttttttttttttttggtgtgggGGTGTTTGCTTTTGTCCCACAAAAGGGTATCCTTGAATCGTCTCTGCTTCAGTCCTCTAATCTTTGCttacttttgttgttttttcccacttcattttcatgattttccttttacttCTGAATTAAAATTCCTAAAATGCTGAAATATTCCAGAATCCTTTTCAGTATTCAACTCATACCCatgtaaatgaaatttaattaattagtcagaTATTGTGTTCTTTTGGAAACATATCAGGTCGGTATACTCTGTTGGCTGTGGCTTGGGTGGGAAGCTTGGACATGGCACAAGAACTGATGAGAAGCACCCTCGACTGATTGAACAATTTCGGATTCTGAACCTTCAGCCCATGGTGGTTGCAGCTGGTGCTTGGCATGCTGCTGTGGTTGGGCGGGACGGTCGGGTCTGCACATGGGGTTGGGGGCGTTATGGGTGCTTAGGTCATGGGAATGAGGAGTGTGAATCAGTTCCAAAGGTGGTGGAAGCTTTGATTAATGTCAAAGCTGTTCATGTTGCTACAGGGGATTACACAACCTTTGTGGTGTCTGATGATGGTGATGTCTACTCATTTGGGTGTGGAGAATCATCCAGTCTTGGGCATAATAATGGGCCTGATGGAcaggtttgattttttttttttccttattctttttt is a genomic window of Vitis riparia cultivar Riparia Gloire de Montpellier isolate 1030 chromosome 1, EGFV_Vit.rip_1.0, whole genome shotgun sequence containing:
- the LOC117916190 gene encoding ultraviolet-B receptor UVR8 encodes the protein MDATRSGTPTVQYHNIPDQPIAAIVTSPLPTFQRQQRHCFGDSSPGEFPLAANPSIVLHVLTACNLEPQDLAKLEATCSFFRQPAHFAPDFELSISELAALDMCLKRAIFRPMTLEEREVLKQRCGGSWKLVLRFLLAGEACCRREKSQAIAGPGHSIAVTVKGAVYSFGSNSSGQLGHGTTDEEWRPRQIRSLEGIRIIQAAAGAGRTMLISDAGQVYAFGKDSFGEAEYGVQGTKLVTTPQLVESLKNIFVVQAAIGNFFTAVLSREGRVYTFSWGNDAKLGHQTEANDLEPHPLLGALENIPVVQIAAGYCYLLALACQPNGMSVYSVGCGLGGKLGHGTRTDEKHPRLIEQFRILNLQPMVVAAGAWHAAVVGRDGRVCTWGWGRYGCLGHGNEECESVPKVVEALINVKAVHVATGDYTTFVVSDDGDVYSFGCGESSSLGHNNGPDGQGNRHANILSPELVTSLKQIKERMVQISLTNSIYWNAHTFALTETGKLYAFGAGDKGQLGVELVANQTERGNPERVDIDLS